The Helianthus annuus cultivar XRQ/B chromosome 16, HanXRQr2.0-SUNRISE, whole genome shotgun sequence genome includes a window with the following:
- the LOC110916184 gene encoding BURP domain protein USPL1 yields the protein MASSTCSFIFYVVFLIQFCSSREIVDKSQKTDHYEENHINIYGKNDINDLDPALNVFFHVNDLYLGKKMPIYFAVNDPSTTPRLLTRELSDSIPFSSKRLAYLLELISLAAGSPQALAMEQTLKQCELEATPGETRFCASSLESMLDLTRGIMGMDKLKALTTNIHNLSNTLLQEYTFLKEPMEINVSDMVACHTMAYPYAVYYCHGQKGYNRVFEISLGGESGNIVDAIAVCHMDTSNWDSDHVAFRVLGGQPGSSPVCHFLPADNIVWIPSP from the exons aTGGCTTCTTCAACTTGCAGCTTCATATTCTATGTTGTATTTCTTATACAA TTTTGCAGCTCGCGTGAAATCGTGGACAAAAGCCAAAAAACCGATCACTACGAAGAGAATCATATAAATATTTATGGGAAGAACGATATAAATGATTTGGATCCGGCTCTAAATGTGTTCTTTCATGTGAATGATTtatatttgggcaaaaaaatGCCTATTTATTTCGCGGTTAATGATCCTTCAACAACTCCTAGGTTGTTAACAAGAGAACTATCAGATTCGATACCATTTTCCTCCAAAAGGCTCGCGTATCTGCTAGAGCTCATATCATTAGCCGCGGGTTCACCACAGGCTCTAGCCATGGAACAAACACTTAAACAGTGTGAGCTTGAGGCGACCCCGGGTGAGACGAGGTTCTGTGCTAGCTCCTTAGAGTCCATGCTGGATTTGACACGTGGCATAATGGGTATGGACAAACTGAAGGCGTTGACCACAAATATTCATAATTTGTCAAATACCCTTTTGCAAGAATATACCTTTTTGAAGGAGCCAATGGAGATTAATGTTTCTGATATGGTGGCTTGTCACACCATGGCTTATCCTTATGCTGTTTATTATTGTCATGGTCAAAAGGGGTATAATAGGGTTTTTGAGATTTCTTTAGGGGGTGAAAGTGGAAATATTGTGGATGCAATTGCTGTCTGCCACATGGACACTTCCAATTGGGATAGCGATCACGTCGCGTTTCGGGTGCTCGGAGGCCAGCCTGGCAGCTCGCCGGTGTGCCATTTTCTCCCAGCCGATAATATCGTGTGGATACCGTCACCATAA